One segment of Pandoraea pnomenusa DNA contains the following:
- the recB gene encoding exodeoxyribonuclease V subunit beta: MTQLIDLDVFGCDLDGVCLIEASAGTGKTWNICALYVRLLLEKQLTVEQILVVTFTNAATAELRERIRARLAGLVAAMAPVFDEASNDWHDEDVDEGEGFSDFDPDASDDPLFSVMIAGLIERGEMTPKAVRDCLQTALRGFDQASIHTIHGFCQRALAEVPFAAGLPFAYELVPDDNGVRHDLAVDYWRRVVEPLAAQDDGFAAWLVDRKRSPGTLTDQLARRLKKPMSALRWPPAVDAAPPSPDDALLATYRAARECWEAQAAVIADLMRAALPSYKKNIYHEGSLSQAVAAWRRYLSAGDVGAPLGQKAELLTSARLAKDIKKGETPPDHRFFDMADVLVRARADADDRYAMQWLRILRDWLAQAPEQLALRKRELRVVSFDDLLGNIARALMQHPELADALRERYPCALIDEFQDTDPLQFAIFSAVYGNGGHGGHDGHSGHRGQRTPTSPAQGRGPMFMVGDPKQAIYSFRAADLHTYLSARQNADAAYTLAVNQRSTPAIIDAGNRLFGANDRAFVLEGLEYPPVRPGARRRPPLTDVRDVADFTVWWLPDDDEPLSKDDALQACAKATAAEVARLLAGASRGDVLVGERPLAPGDIAVIVQTHRQGALMKARLAEHAVGSVELTQDSVFASEEAETLLRVLRAVESPGDVRALRSALATELFGLDATALYRMQTSEASDAEAIAWIERLQRYRQLWADRGFSAMWRTLMRELGLAARLVAQPGGERRLTNFMHLAELAQARWAEQPGMPALLRWLASQRNAGGGEEAQLRLESDQNLVQIVTVHKSKGLEYGVVFCPFLWDGAVRDGGGLDGLEYHDGPTAVIDFTDAAGKGSPAAAALRQEQSAEQARLLYVALTRAVYRCYLAAGIYSSRRSVKEACGGMLNWLAAGQGIAFDAWIASTIDTDERVQTIRAAWKSLIGGPLDVVPLPIGDALDAATRVAPSMAPELATRTSTRALREAWRIGSFSGLLAGMHAGPQLGGGQLSAPERTRPDYDAQANAGPTFALPPEGDDVWPPSDDILRFPRGPAAGESLHRVFELADFQSRAQWPHAVSRALRERPPGRGAESNDTWRAMMMNMLADTLATSLRPGMQLADVSLAERLTEMEFTYPADAVPLEALRGLLRQFGYPDLPLDATVLRGYLKGFIDLVFRHGGQWWILDWKSNYLGTAPENYGSEGLREAMAEHGYHLQYLLYTLALHRYLRRRLPDYDYDRDMGGSLYLFVRGVRPDWANAHLAGDDVPGVFFDKPSLDMVNALDRLFAAGDNAALAQALALDAPPAPLTADGEDA; encoded by the coding sequence ATGACGCAACTCATCGACCTCGACGTGTTCGGCTGCGATCTGGACGGCGTCTGCCTGATCGAAGCGTCGGCCGGCACCGGCAAGACGTGGAACATTTGTGCGCTGTACGTTCGGCTGTTGCTCGAGAAACAACTGACAGTCGAGCAGATTCTCGTCGTGACGTTCACCAATGCCGCGACCGCCGAACTGCGCGAGCGGATTCGCGCACGCCTGGCCGGACTGGTGGCCGCCATGGCACCGGTGTTCGATGAGGCATCGAACGACTGGCATGACGAGGACGTGGATGAGGGGGAGGGGTTCTCCGATTTCGATCCCGACGCCAGCGACGACCCGTTGTTCAGCGTGATGATCGCCGGGCTGATCGAGCGCGGCGAGATGACGCCGAAAGCCGTTCGCGACTGTCTTCAGACCGCATTGCGCGGGTTCGACCAGGCGTCGATTCATACGATTCATGGATTCTGTCAGCGGGCGTTGGCGGAAGTCCCGTTCGCGGCCGGGCTGCCGTTCGCCTACGAGTTGGTGCCGGACGACAACGGTGTGCGCCACGATCTGGCTGTCGATTACTGGCGACGGGTGGTCGAGCCGCTCGCGGCGCAGGACGATGGCTTCGCGGCTTGGCTCGTCGATCGCAAACGCTCGCCGGGCACGCTCACCGACCAGTTGGCGCGCCGCCTGAAGAAGCCGATGTCGGCGTTGCGTTGGCCGCCTGCCGTCGACGCCGCCCCGCCATCGCCCGACGACGCCCTGCTCGCGACCTACCGGGCCGCGCGCGAATGCTGGGAGGCGCAAGCCGCGGTCATCGCCGACCTGATGCGCGCCGCGCTGCCGTCGTACAAAAAGAACATCTATCACGAAGGATCGCTCTCCCAGGCGGTTGCCGCGTGGCGCCGTTACCTGTCGGCAGGCGACGTCGGCGCGCCGCTCGGGCAGAAGGCCGAACTGCTCACGAGCGCACGTCTGGCCAAGGACATCAAGAAGGGGGAGACGCCGCCCGATCATCGGTTCTTCGACATGGCGGATGTGCTGGTTCGTGCGCGCGCCGACGCCGACGATCGCTACGCCATGCAATGGCTGCGAATCCTGCGCGACTGGCTGGCGCAGGCGCCCGAGCAACTGGCGCTTCGCAAGCGCGAGTTGCGTGTGGTGTCGTTCGACGACCTGCTCGGCAACATCGCACGTGCACTCATGCAGCATCCGGAGTTGGCCGATGCCCTGCGAGAGCGCTATCCCTGCGCGCTGATCGACGAGTTTCAGGACACCGATCCGTTGCAGTTCGCCATCTTCAGCGCGGTTTACGGAAACGGTGGACACGGCGGACACGATGGACACAGCGGGCACCGTGGACAGCGCACGCCCACCTCGCCCGCGCAGGGGCGTGGACCGATGTTCATGGTGGGCGACCCGAAGCAGGCCATCTACAGTTTCCGCGCGGCCGATCTGCACACTTATCTGTCCGCGCGCCAGAACGCCGATGCCGCCTATACGCTGGCGGTCAATCAGCGTTCGACGCCGGCCATCATCGACGCCGGCAACCGCCTGTTCGGCGCCAACGACCGGGCGTTCGTGCTCGAAGGGCTCGAATATCCGCCGGTACGTCCGGGCGCGCGGCGTCGTCCTCCGCTCACCGACGTGCGGGACGTCGCCGACTTCACGGTCTGGTGGCTGCCCGACGATGACGAGCCGCTGTCGAAGGACGACGCGTTGCAGGCCTGCGCGAAGGCCACCGCTGCCGAGGTGGCGCGCTTGCTGGCCGGTGCCTCGCGCGGGGACGTCCTCGTCGGCGAGCGCCCTCTCGCGCCGGGCGATATTGCCGTGATCGTCCAGACGCACCGCCAGGGGGCGCTGATGAAGGCGCGCCTTGCCGAACACGCCGTGGGTAGCGTGGAACTCACGCAGGATTCCGTATTCGCGAGCGAAGAGGCGGAAACCCTGTTGCGGGTGTTGCGAGCGGTGGAGTCGCCGGGCGATGTTCGTGCGCTGCGCTCGGCGCTGGCGACGGAACTGTTCGGTCTCGACGCCACCGCGTTGTATCGCATGCAGACGAGCGAGGCGTCCGACGCCGAAGCCATTGCGTGGATCGAGCGACTTCAGCGGTATCGTCAGTTATGGGCGGACCGGGGCTTCTCAGCGATGTGGCGCACGCTCATGCGCGAACTTGGACTGGCGGCGCGCCTGGTGGCGCAGCCCGGCGGCGAGCGACGGCTGACCAATTTCATGCACCTGGCCGAGCTGGCGCAGGCGCGCTGGGCCGAGCAGCCGGGCATGCCGGCGTTGCTGCGCTGGCTGGCCTCGCAGCGCAACGCCGGCGGTGGCGAGGAGGCCCAGTTGCGTCTCGAGTCGGACCAGAACCTGGTGCAGATCGTGACCGTGCACAAATCGAAAGGCCTGGAATACGGCGTGGTGTTCTGCCCGTTCCTGTGGGACGGCGCGGTGCGCGACGGCGGTGGTCTCGACGGGCTCGAGTATCACGACGGACCGACGGCAGTGATCGATTTCACCGACGCCGCGGGCAAGGGCTCACCGGCCGCCGCCGCGCTGCGGCAGGAGCAATCGGCGGAGCAGGCGAGGCTGCTTTACGTTGCGTTGACTCGCGCCGTCTACCGCTGCTATCTGGCCGCCGGCATTTACTCGTCGCGGCGCAGCGTGAAGGAAGCGTGCGGCGGCATGCTCAACTGGCTCGCGGCCGGGCAGGGGATCGCGTTCGACGCGTGGATCGCATCGACGATCGATACGGACGAACGGGTGCAAACCATCCGGGCCGCATGGAAGTCCCTGATCGGTGGCCCGCTCGATGTGGTGCCGTTGCCCATCGGCGATGCGCTCGACGCGGCCACGCGTGTCGCACCTTCGATGGCCCCCGAACTCGCCACGCGCACCAGCACACGCGCATTGCGTGAAGCGTGGCGCATCGGCAGCTTCTCGGGCCTGCTGGCCGGGATGCACGCCGGGCCGCAATTGGGGGGCGGTCAACTCAGCGCGCCCGAACGCACGCGTCCCGACTACGACGCGCAGGCCAACGCGGGGCCGACATTTGCCTTGCCCCCGGAAGGCGACGACGTCTGGCCGCCGTCCGATGACATTCTTCGCTTTCCGCGCGGCCCTGCGGCCGGCGAGAGCCTGCACCGGGTATTCGAACTGGCGGATTTCCAGTCGCGTGCGCAGTGGCCTCACGCCGTATCGCGTGCACTGCGGGAGCGTCCACCGGGACGAGGTGCCGAGAGCAACGACACCTGGCGCGCCATGATGATGAACATGCTCGCCGACACGCTTGCCACGTCACTGCGCCCCGGCATGCAGCTCGCCGACGTGTCGCTGGCCGAGCGACTCACCGAAATGGAATTCACCTATCCGGCCGATGCCGTCCCGCTCGAAGCGCTGCGAGGTTTGCTTCGACAGTTCGGCTATCCGGACCTGCCACTCGACGCCACGGTACTGCGCGGCTATCTCAAAGGGTTCATCGACCTGGTGTTTCGCCATGGCGGGCAGTGGTGGATTCTCGACTGGAAGTCGAACTACCTGGGCACCGCCCCGGAAAACTACGGTTCCGAGGGCTTGCGCGAGGCGATGGCCGAGCATGGCTACCATTTGCAGTATCTGCTCTACACACTGGCGTTGCATCGCTATCTGCGGCGCCGTTTGCCCGATTACGACTACGACCGCGACATGGGCGGAAGCCTCTACCTCTTTGTTCGGGGCGTGCGCCCCGACTGGGCCAACGCCCATCTGGCCGGTGACGATGTCCCCGGCGTCTTCTTCGACAAGCCGTCGCTCGACATGGTGAACGCGCTGGATCGTCTATTCGCCGCAGGGGACAACGCCGCGCTGGCGCAGGCGCTGGCGCTGGACGCGCCACCGGCCCCGCTGACGGCCGATGGGGAGGACGCATGA